GCGCGCGGGCGAGGCGAGCATCAAGGAAAGCTATGCCGAGGTGCGCGACGGGCAGGTATGGCTGATCAACGCGAACATTCCCGAGTTCAGTCACGGTAATCGTAACAATCACGAGCCGCGCCGCCCGCGCAAGCTGCTGCTTCACACGCGCGAGATCGAGAAGTTGTTCGGCGCGGTCGAGCGCAAGGGCATGACGCTGGTGCCGCTGTCCGTCTATTTCAACGCGACCGGCCGGGCCAAGGTCGAACTCGCTCTGGCCAAGGGCAAACAGGCCCATGACAAGCGCCAGACGATCAAGGATCGCGACTGGCAGCGCGACAAGGCCCGACTGATGCGCGAGCGCGGCTGACTGCCCTTGCCG
The genomic region above belongs to Qipengyuania spongiae and contains:
- the smpB gene encoding SsrA-binding protein SmpB, which encodes MARPKPATFDKQKTVADNRRVRFDYHVEETFEAGLALQGTEVKSLRAGEASIKESYAEVRDGQVWLINANIPEFSHGNRNNHEPRRPRKLLLHTREIEKLFGAVERKGMTLVPLSVYFNATGRAKVELALAKGKQAHDKRQTIKDRDWQRDKARLMRERG